A window of the Rhodohalobacter mucosus genome harbors these coding sequences:
- a CDS encoding DNA recombination protein RmuC, protein MGLIEIGIIAVAALGAGALITFLILNSKITLLRERNSLQETELEERENRLEAQRAEKSALETELATLRADYRNLQERLSEQKGELEELQKTFRNEFRNLANDILEEKSKKFTEQNREKLDALLKPLGEKISEFQKRVEDTHREDVKGRSALDQHLKTLRELNQKMSDEARNLTKALKGDTKKQGNWGEVILQRILEKSGLRKGYEYHTQQSSTNEDGRRLQPDVIVHLPDEKKLVVDSKVSLTAYEKYASAEDTEEQQAALKQHIHSLRAHVKGLGNKNYEQIHGFQSPDFVLMFIPIEPAFGLAMHNDPELYNEAFDKNIIIVSPTTLLATLATIDNVWKQEYQNKNAMDIAERGGALYDKFVLFVESMKDIGNRIQQTQKSYDEAMNRLSEGSGNLVRQTEMLRELGAKASKKLPDAMVDRKPDPEKEDQGEA, encoded by the coding sequence ATGGGACTCATAGAAATCGGCATTATAGCAGTGGCTGCGCTTGGAGCGGGTGCGCTCATCACATTTCTGATTCTGAACTCTAAAATTACACTTCTCAGAGAGAGAAACAGCCTTCAGGAGACAGAACTGGAAGAGCGGGAGAACAGGCTTGAGGCGCAGCGTGCTGAGAAAAGCGCTCTGGAGACGGAGCTTGCGACGCTGCGAGCCGATTACCGGAATCTTCAGGAGCGGCTGTCGGAGCAGAAGGGGGAACTGGAGGAGCTTCAAAAGACCTTTAGAAATGAGTTCAGAAATCTGGCAAACGATATCCTGGAGGAGAAGTCGAAAAAATTTACCGAGCAGAATCGCGAAAAACTGGATGCCCTTCTGAAGCCGCTCGGCGAAAAAATATCGGAGTTTCAGAAACGTGTTGAAGATACCCACCGTGAGGACGTAAAAGGGCGAAGCGCACTGGATCAGCATCTGAAAACCCTGCGCGAGCTGAACCAGAAAATGAGCGACGAAGCCCGAAATCTCACCAAAGCCCTTAAAGGCGATACCAAAAAGCAGGGGAACTGGGGAGAGGTGATCCTGCAGCGGATTCTAGAGAAGTCCGGCCTTCGAAAAGGCTACGAATATCATACCCAGCAGAGCAGCACAAATGAAGACGGCAGGCGGCTTCAGCCCGATGTAATCGTACACCTGCCCGATGAGAAGAAATTGGTTGTGGACTCAAAAGTTTCTCTCACCGCCTACGAAAAATATGCATCGGCCGAGGACACCGAAGAGCAGCAGGCGGCACTTAAACAGCATATTCATTCACTCAGGGCACATGTAAAAGGGCTTGGAAACAAGAACTATGAACAGATTCACGGGTTTCAGAGCCCGGATTTTGTGCTGATGTTTATTCCCATTGAGCCTGCATTCGGACTCGCAATGCACAACGATCCGGAACTGTACAACGAAGCATTCGATAAAAATATCATCATCGTAAGTCCCACAACGCTGCTGGCCACGCTTGCCACAATCGACAATGTCTGGAAGCAGGAGTACCAGAATAAAAATGCGATGGATATCGCGGAACGGGGAGGTGCACTTTACGACAAGTTCGTTCTTTTTGTAGAGAGCATGAAGGATATCGGGAACAGGATACAGCAGACGCAAAAAAGCTATGATGAGGCGATGAACCGCCTGAGCGAGGGGTCAGGAAACCTGGTCAGACAGACGGAAATGCTCCGTGAACTGGGTGCAAAGGCATCAAAGAAACTTCCGGATGCAATGGTTGACAGAAAACCGGACCCCGAAAAAGAAGATCAGGGAGAGGCGTAG
- the dnaJ gene encoding molecular chaperone DnaJ — translation MSKRDYYEILGVDKSAGDGELKKAYRKLAMKYHPDRNKGDADAEKKFKEASEAYDVLRDPQKRQRYDQFGHAGMNGGGFGGASDFGNADFEDIFSRFSDIFGGDIFGGDPFGGGRGQSRRRRGTGRPGSDMKLRVELTLEEIAEGAEKTLKVKKHVKCDACNGTGAETEADFETCGTCNGVGEVRQVSRTMFGQFVNVQPCPTCNGEGKIIKNRCSECGGEGRMKSDEKIKVNIPSGVANGNYITLRRQGNAGIRGGQPGDLIVLIEEKPHEDFEREGNDIFYDLSLSIPDAILGTEVQVPTLKGKAKVKIEPGTQPGKLLRMKERGIRGLNNSGTGDQYIRINMYVPKDLTPEERSHVEALRGEKHFDPADAKERDKSFFSKIKDVFG, via the coding sequence ATGTCAAAAAGAGACTACTACGAAATATTAGGTGTTGACAAAAGCGCAGGTGACGGAGAGCTGAAAAAAGCATACCGCAAACTGGCGATGAAATACCATCCCGACCGAAATAAGGGAGATGCCGATGCGGAAAAGAAGTTCAAGGAAGCTTCGGAGGCGTATGATGTGCTCCGCGACCCGCAAAAACGCCAGCGGTACGATCAGTTCGGCCATGCTGGAATGAATGGAGGCGGATTCGGCGGCGCTTCCGATTTCGGAAATGCAGACTTTGAAGACATTTTCAGCCGGTTCAGCGACATCTTCGGCGGAGATATTTTTGGAGGAGACCCGTTTGGGGGCGGACGCGGACAGAGCCGCCGCCGCAGAGGAACGGGACGGCCGGGATCCGACATGAAGCTGAGGGTAGAGCTCACCCTTGAAGAGATTGCGGAGGGCGCGGAGAAAACGCTCAAAGTGAAAAAGCATGTGAAATGTGATGCCTGCAACGGAACCGGAGCGGAGACCGAAGCCGATTTTGAGACCTGCGGCACCTGCAATGGCGTGGGTGAGGTTCGGCAGGTGTCACGCACCATGTTTGGCCAGTTTGTCAATGTACAACCCTGCCCGACATGCAACGGAGAAGGAAAAATCATTAAAAATCGCTGTTCAGAGTGCGGTGGTGAAGGCCGCATGAAAAGCGATGAGAAGATCAAGGTTAACATACCGTCGGGCGTGGCCAACGGTAATTATATCACGCTCCGGCGTCAGGGGAACGCGGGGATACGCGGCGGCCAGCCGGGCGATCTGATCGTTCTGATAGAAGAAAAACCCCATGAGGATTTTGAACGCGAGGGCAATGATATTTTCTACGATCTCAGTCTGAGTATCCCGGATGCCATTTTGGGTACTGAGGTGCAGGTTCCTACACTGAAGGGAAAAGCCAAAGTTAAAATTGAACCGGGCACACAGCCCGGCAAGCTGCTTCGCATGAAAGAGCGGGGCATACGGGGGCTCAATAATTCAGGTACAGGCGATCAATACATTCGCATAAATATGTATGTGCCGAAAGATCTCACTCCCGAGGAGAGGTCGCATGTGGAAGCGCTGAGGGGCGAAAAACACTTTGATCCGGCGGATGCAAAAGAACGCGACAAGAGCTTCTTTTCCAAAATTAAAGACGTTTTCGGGTAA
- a CDS encoding VOC family protein gives MTIRVNEIERSEEFYGDILGFELVRKMGQSMAVYKIGDEDTLVIVEAETSYDPNSRDFRVDHIGFYLNSPEEVDEMASYLREHEVTILSGPANRKKGRFVFASDPDGNMIEFFFEGE, from the coding sequence ATGACCATTCGAGTAAACGAGATCGAGCGGTCGGAAGAGTTTTACGGGGATATTCTCGGGTTTGAACTCGTAAGAAAAATGGGACAAAGCATGGCGGTCTACAAAATAGGGGACGAAGATACCCTGGTAATTGTGGAAGCGGAAACGAGTTACGATCCCAACTCCCGTGATTTCAGGGTAGACCATATCGGGTTTTATCTGAACTCACCGGAAGAAGTAGATGAAATGGCATCCTATCTGCGCGAGCATGAGGTGACCATCCTGAGCGGTCCCGCAAACCGTAAAAAAGGGCGATTCGTATTTGCATCCGATCCTGACGGAAATATGATTGAATTTTTCTTTGAAGGAGAGTAA
- a CDS encoding nucleotide exchange factor GrpE, whose protein sequence is MKRATAKELMSTEQEKEQDQDQKQDMKGRNRFRRAESHEAEVAPEESDMDASTQTDQETDEILLEQQQKINELEAELQEVKDNQLRKAAEMENFRKRLLRDRDQMSRMAKETAVEAFLPVYDDLLRTIEALDNADAGKAYLEGIRLVANKFEEVLHHFNVEKIDETGVPFDVDLHDAMMRQKPEDDSIESGTVLQVFENGYKMGDKTLRHAKVIVSE, encoded by the coding sequence TTGAAAAGAGCAACAGCAAAAGAATTGATGAGCACCGAACAGGAAAAAGAACAGGACCAGGACCAGAAACAGGATATGAAAGGCAGAAACAGATTCAGGCGCGCGGAGAGCCATGAGGCAGAAGTAGCCCCGGAAGAGTCCGATATGGATGCGTCAACGCAGACCGATCAGGAGACCGATGAAATTTTACTGGAACAGCAGCAGAAGATCAATGAGCTGGAAGCAGAACTACAGGAAGTGAAGGACAATCAGCTGCGTAAGGCTGCAGAGATGGAGAACTTCAGAAAACGGCTTCTGCGCGACCGGGATCAGATGTCCAGAATGGCAAAGGAGACGGCCGTTGAAGCGTTCCTGCCCGTTTACGATGACCTGCTCCGTACCATCGAAGCACTGGATAATGCCGATGCGGGCAAAGCCTACCTGGAAGGCATACGGCTGGTAGCCAATAAGTTTGAAGAAGTGCTTCACCACTTTAACGTGGAAAAAATCGATGAAACCGGCGTTCCTTTCGACGTGGACCTTCACGATGCCATGATGCGTCAAAAGCCGGAAGATGACTCCATTGAGAGCGGCACTGTATTGCAGGTGTTTGAAAACGGCTACAAAATGGGAGACAAGACACTGCGTCATGCAAAAGTAATTGTGAGCGAGTAA
- the rsmI gene encoding 16S rRNA (cytidine(1402)-2'-O)-methyltransferase yields MATLYLVATPIGNLSDFSPRAVETLRSVDQIACEDTRTSGVLLQHFQINKPTFSFHQHNEHQKVGHIMNLLAGGQDIAVISDAGMPGISDPGFLAARAAHRNGHTVSAIPGPDAATTALAASGLPCDRYVFEGFLPPKKGRKTRIEAIAASEITSVIYVSPHKLVRFLKQLHDFAGDERWVCVARELTKKFEELDRDKLEPLLERWQQKDSIKGEFVVIVSGKDYSE; encoded by the coding sequence GTGGCAACATTATACCTGGTAGCGACACCCATTGGAAACCTGAGCGACTTTTCGCCCAGGGCTGTGGAAACTCTTCGTTCCGTGGACCAGATAGCGTGCGAGGACACCCGCACATCAGGGGTACTGTTACAGCACTTTCAAATCAATAAACCGACTTTTTCGTTTCATCAACACAATGAGCACCAGAAGGTTGGTCATATTATGAACCTGCTTGCGGGCGGACAGGACATTGCGGTAATTTCGGATGCGGGGATGCCCGGAATTTCGGATCCCGGTTTCCTTGCTGCCCGCGCGGCACACCGGAATGGTCATACGGTTAGCGCCATTCCGGGGCCTGATGCGGCCACCACCGCCCTGGCTGCAAGCGGACTTCCCTGCGACCGCTACGTGTTCGAGGGGTTTTTACCTCCCAAAAAAGGCCGTAAAACACGCATTGAAGCGATCGCTGCGTCAGAAATCACCTCGGTGATCTATGTGAGTCCGCATAAGCTGGTTCGTTTTTTAAAACAGCTGCACGATTTTGCGGGTGATGAGCGTTGGGTATGCGTAGCGCGCGAACTGACCAAAAAGTTTGAGGAGCTCGACCGCGACAAACTGGAGCCTCTGCTGGAACGCTGGCAGCAGAAGGACTCCATTAAGGGCGAATTCGTTGTCATTGTATCCGGAAAGGATTACAGTGAATGA